The proteins below are encoded in one region of Silene latifolia isolate original U9 population chromosome 2, ASM4854445v1, whole genome shotgun sequence:
- the LOC141640817 gene encoding uncharacterized protein LOC141640817 — MGHLKVTNVTLQMVDRTVKWPLGVLEDVPVNIGKFIIPVDFIVLDMAEDTQIPIILGRSFLHTAGAIIDVKQGRLTLKVEDDKVTFNLASTLAKPMIEDTCYAIDIVDESMFYYWTRSLLRDPLEALIALHDFADDVQVDYMTIKAALKGKE, encoded by the coding sequence ATGGGGCATCTTAAAGTTACCAACGTGACCCTACAAATGGTTGACCGGACAGTTAAGTGGCCTCTAGGTGTATTAGAGGATGTCCCTGTTAATATAGGTAAATTCATTATACCTGTTGATTTCATTGTGTTAGATATGGCTGAAGATACTCAGATTCCTATAATCTTGGGTAGGTCATTTTTACATACTGCAGgggctattattgatgtcaaacaaggacGTTTGACTCTCAAGGTAGAGGATGATAAGGTAACCTTTAATTTGGCTAGCACGCTGGCTAAGCctatgatagaggatacatgttatgcTATAGACATTGTAGATGAATCTATGTTTTATTATTGGACGAGATCCCTTCTTCGGGACCCGTTAGAAGCTTTGATAGCTCTTCATGATTTTGCAGATGATGTACAAGTTGATTACATGACGATTAAAGCTGCTCTAAAAGGTAAGGAGTGA